A region of Anopheles merus strain MAF chromosome 2R, AmerM5.1, whole genome shotgun sequence DNA encodes the following proteins:
- the LOC121587941 gene encoding mucin-5AC-like: MGTQQRLRTIASFAVLTFLGLTFAQDDSSQSRPLNDGSFKFGTRTSFSCTGRAAGYYADVETGCQIYHMCDGLGRQFSYACPNTTLFQQRMLICDHWYMVNCSKAESNYAANLLIGQRDKPFVPEEENEIRTPRPDLLDRPDALDFGAPSLKNFFKSSTPARQNAIFDTQSRSRSPSSSIVGKGQSEKRTTTSPNAEIFQESASNHGLPIHWSGRFADENATPANETQPAAREQPGQTKTKRDEDKNESRKTITITTSERPAVTVKTPSRRYEPPFTPTEYQQRGVVQQPVPTADSNLNTIPTTVARGSSFVSNVPTTTTVRPRVPSTQRSTINVSTTAKPPVTTASVRTTNQTPPSTQQLPRSQPAQFQPLAANPQVSDLSDPRQSILPPKAILFSPPAATAGLFENRFANQRPQVVPVGVSAPSRELLPPYENLANFDQIKTRYTSESIYTRQPITNEPSAGPVKTAIDKLAVADPLPAARPTPTNQDKIPRPFSVPKPANDLVPPRKEYVFYDDATTQGPPIYYQWKWSVPSFGLDPPGLEAPAAPGAPGVEGSTLDGLLPPVSNRKVDNDAADDRLNAQLNPASQEHLAHDGGQSREHNQTARSISSETGNLGENRVEVENKLVVPLPQHNYLQLRQQFAIPDFTFPLDGAAKGGQYANVEAVDSFQVKIPSDASSRGSAPPGVSARAWYGENARCPECHPGFLRPGSCEPCVKIRR; this comes from the exons TCGCGACCGCTCAACGATGGATCGTTCAAGTTTGGCACCAGGACAAGCTTTTCCTGTACTGGCCGGGCGGCCGGCTACTATGCGGACGTTGAAACGGGTTGCCAGATCTACCACATGTGCGACGGACTCGGGCGGCAGTTCAGCTACGCCTGTCCCAATACGACACTGTTCCAGCAGCGTATGCTCATCTGTGACCACTGGTACATGGTCAACTGCTCCAAGGCGGAAAGCAACTATGCGGCAAACCTGTTGATTG GCCAACGGGATAAGCCCTTTGTGCCGGAGGAGGAAAACGAAATCCGGACACCACGACCCGATCTGCTCGATCGGCCGGATGCGCTCGACTTTGGAGCACCGTCGCTGAAAAACTTCTTCAAG TCGAGTACACCTGCACGACAGAATGCAATTTTCGACACGCAAAGCCGTTCCCGCTCGCCAAGCTCCAGCATCGTGGGAAAGGGACAGAGCGAGAAGCGTACGACCACCAGCCCGAACGCGGAGATCTTCCAGGAGAGTGCCAGCAACCACGGGCTGCCGATCCACTGGAGTGGCCGATTTGCCGATGAGAACGCAACGCCGGCGAATGAGACTCAGCCCGCAGCTCGTGAACAGCCCggccaaaccaaaaccaaacgcGATGAGGACAAAAATGAAAGCCGAAAAACGATCACCATCACGACGAGCGAGCGACCAGCGGTGACGGTTAAAACGCCTTCCCGTCGCTACGAGCCTCCTTTCACGCCGACAGAATATCAGCAGCGCGGTGTGGTGCAGCAACCCGTCCCAACGGCCGACTCGAACCTGAACACCATTCCAACGACGGTAGCACGTGGCTCATCGTTTGTCTCGAACGTCCCGACGACTACCACCGTTCGGCCACGTGTTCCCAGCACTCAGCGCAGCACGATTAATGTTTCGACCACTGCGAAGCCTCCCGTAACGACGGCTTCGGTTCGCACAACGAACCAAACGCCACCCAGCACTCAACAGCTTCCGCGCTCACAGCCTGCACAGTTCCAACCGCTCGCAGCGAATCCGCAGGTGTCGGATCTGTCCGATCCACGCCAGTCCATTCTGCCACCGAAAGCGATCCTCTTTAGCCCGCCGGCAGCAACGGCCGGACTGTTCGAGAACCGATTCGCCAACCAGCGTCCCCAAGTCGTCCCAGTGGGTGTATCCGCACCCTCGCGGGAGCTTCTGCCGCCGTACGAGAACCTGGCCAACTTTGATCAAATCAAAACGCGCTACACAAGCGAGTCCATCTACACGCGCCAACCGATCACGAACGAACCGTCTGCCGGTCCGGTGAAGACGGCCATCGACAAGCTGGCCGTGGCCGATCCTCTTCCTGCTGCCCGACCCACGCCCACTAATCAGGACAAAATTCCACGTCCATTCAGTGTGCCGAAGCCTGCCAACGATCTAGTGCCGCCGCGCAAGGAGTACGTATTCTACGATGACGCGACCACACAAGGTCCTCCGATCTACTACCAGTGGAAGTGGTCGGTTCCATCGTTCGGCCTAGATCCACCCGGTCTCGAAGCACCGGCAGCACCAGGCGCACCGGGCGTGGAGGGTAGTACACTCGATGGGCTGCTGCCACCGGTAAGCAACCGCAAGGTGGACAATGACGCAGCAGACGATCGTCTGAATGCCCAACTAAACCCAGCCTCCCAGGAGCACCTAGCGCACGATGGGGGCCAGAGCCGCGAACACAACCAGACGGCACGTTCCATATCCTCCGAGACGGGCAATCTCGGCGAGAATCGGGTGGAGGTGGAAAATAAATTGGTAGTGCCGCTGCCGCAGCACAACTACCTGCAGCTGCGCCAACAGTTTGCCATCCCGGACTTTACCTTCCCGCTGGACGGTGCGGCCAAGGGGGGCCAGTACGCCAACGTCGAGGCAGTCGATTCCTTCCAGGTGAAGATCCCGAGCGATGCGTCATCGCGCGGCAGTGCGCCGCCCGGTGTCAGTGCGCGAGCGTGGTACGGGGAAAACGCACGATGTCCCGAATGCCATCCGGGGTTCCTGCGACCGGGTAGTTGTGAACCGTGCGTAAAGATTCGCCGATGA
- the LOC121587940 gene encoding uncharacterized protein LOC121587940, translating to MQNNRPKPRESPSAHERESIYDETRHMVNNLPISPTMYDGTYPAYEEFTSSLVLQSSVSELSFSSESPDSDSHVHFQNVDPIIELPSTPLKDGSRQPEECTVCTDIETISPSTIGAALEKSGTVLMQRSLENRLAQQLEQMHAMMGNEDELVVLKQHSIRAMASQPAFTKDMLRDFMEHSETMFNLVHETNGNSAQFVIGIEEAEASDPDVPGCSHRPVRRSIVPSVTNDKGENEFVGCFSKDNDMVLYKRTMPEKPKMEREDRESIDSLIAHHAQCLVEADKVTSPTVHVRQDNDDNMLALLTFSDQSSAVLKTTSAMTEGITSEDELNEAILSTYRQLVAKPDEMISMHTQTAPVSGQKQPAFDLDRPAPAHRHQLRPGVMNNLSNATSSFGLSNESTFPMVVQGSSKNWIKCPRMQHAAEVVLNLRLLLEEYILRNISVTGTVLKFVSHVLSEVMRCTRQEVGDEFRRLGLVDKIKHVHNEMLMPHSLEDPVTIVNQLRHTIEEIQNYPLKARSLASGEEAWNRVLHTLEKLSCELDHEIEHPEQFIEALQYGLVRVSETCTGSCSVPEKKVVSIDPTPVATGPTVFPTSSSVLEIDRYEAPSVSFCKPYTCFFERIVLSIWSVLVWIMNQMNSFWDFLNSPPPPLLGTPSPSVSFHRSVLDNEKIPHQRHAESNGLNQARNVLQIALERSAGAEMTADSENVPDRSVNARSLKMFTQLLQDAGSIELKYSSSRHNIHLQLHTSVSGMLEKREADDYLTMTGNIRDHDAGVAVFFDTRIIDLESLAKVESVMECVTRIGRLSDDVENSEVLSEETVVHSATGTEPTTEDEQVVSSLIEDMVCNGDYDEELPILNTAGAEQLLREIKHCLQDLLLPVTSAVHKLCDQFGNAGFGTSHNMAEENASERYTVEIHEDVTNEEEGHACTDHSCVICSRHVSTSNETKENEIGEDSTPALEQSAEELTLVETTGIEVDESLSPPQEHSSEHSQLAETMQELLELFHATNDRLETIDTDISAIRNEVQQLVAGQQQQQQQPVPEGTHPPAQTERRRSQRKSLAQKLRKSYEAPIVRCPMQTQQPIGSFGQIGSYCPTEIYSCHAVSPDVLVVHWRVLDDDVLHCIAGFEIYVDNELRSVCYSNKRRTTLIGNIDLKKHHQITLNITTRDDLGSACEKTAQWAPAFFLYHT from the exons ATGCAAAATAACCGCCCCAAACCGCGAGAGAGCCCGTCAGCACACGAGAGGGAATCTATCTACGATGAAACGCGCCATATGGTGAATAATCTTCCCATTTCCCCGACTATGTACGATGGCACGTATCCTGCATATGAAGAGTTTACCAGCAGCCTGGTGTTGCAATCGTCAGTTTCCGAGCTAAGCTTTTCTTCCGAGTCCCCGGACAGTGACTCGCATGTACACTTTCAAAACGTCGATCCCATCATTGAGCTTCCTTCGACCCCGCTGAAGGATGGCAGCCGGCAACCGGAAGAGTGTACAGTCTGTACCGACATCGAAACCATATCACCGAGCACGATTGGTGCTGCGCTGGAAAAGTCCGGTACGGTGCTGATGCAACGGTCGCTGGAAAACCGGCTAGCCCAGCAGCTAGAACAAATGCACGCCATGATGGGTAACGAAGACGAGTTGGTCGTGCTGAAGCAGCACAGCATACGGGCGATGGCTTCCCAGCCGGCCTTCACGAAGGACATGCTGCGCGATTTCATGGAACATTCGGAAACGATGTTCAACCTGGTGCATGAAACCAACGGCAATAGTGCACAGTTTGTCATCGGGATTGAGGAAGCGGAAGCAAGCGATCCGGATGTTCCCGGCTGTTCGCATCGCCCGGTTAGACGTTCCATAGTACCGTCCGTTACCAATGACAAAGGAGAGAATGAATTTGTAGGATGCTTTAGCAAGGACAACGATATGGTCTTGTACAAACGCACGATGCCGGAAAAGCCGAAAATGGAGCGAGAAGATCGCGAAAGTATCGATTCCCTTATCGCTCATCACGCTCAATGTCTCGTGGAAGCGGATAAAGTCACCAGTCCGACGGTTCACGTGCGTCAGGATAATGATGATAATATGCTCGCCTTGCTGACCTTTTCAGATCAGTCATCGGCCGTGCTAAAAACGACCAGCGCCATGACGGAAGGCATTACCTCAGAAGACGAGCTGAACGAAGCGATACTGAGCACTTACCGGCAGCTTGTCGCCAAACCGGACGAGATGATATCGATGCACACACAGACTGCACCCGTTTCGGGTCAGAAACAGCCAGCTTTCGATCTCGACCGGCCAGCACCAGCTCACAGACATCAACTACGTCCCGGTGTGATGAACAATCTTTCCAATGCAACGTCCAGTTTCGGTCTTTCCAATGAGTCCACCTTTCCTATGGTCGTACAGGGATCTAGCAAAAACTGGATCAAGTGTCCTAGAATGCAACATGCAGCGGAAGTTGTCCTCAATCTTCGACTACTACTGGAAGAGTACATCCTGCGAAACATCTCCGTCACGGGGACGGTACTAAAGTTTGTTTCGCACGTCCTATCGGAAGTGATGCGTTGCACCCGGCAAGAAGTGGGCGATGAATTTCGACGCCTTGGACTGGTGGATAAAATCAAACATGTACATAACGAGATGTTAATGCCACACAGTCTGGAAGATCCCGTTACGATAGTGAATCAGTTGCGTCACACGATTGAAGAGATTCAAAATTATCCGCTCAAGGCGCGATCACTTGCGAGCGGTGAAGAGGCATGGAATCGTGTGCTGCATACGCTGGAGAAGCTTTCCTGCGAGCTAGACCACGAGATTGAACATCCGGAACAGTTCATCGAAGCATTGCAGTATGGCCTGGTGCGTGTCAGCGAGACCTGCACTGGATCGTGCAGTGTGCCGGAGAAAAAAGTTGTCTCCATTGATCCTACACCGGTGGCAACCGGCCCAACGGTGTTTCCCACAAGTTCTAGCGTGTTGGAGATTGATCGGTACGAGGCACCTTCCGTATCGTTCTGTAAACCCTACACCTGCTTCTTCGAGCGTATCGTTCTCTCCATCTGGTCTGTGCTCGTGTGGATCATGAATCAGATGAACAGTTTTTGGGACTTTCTGAACAGTCCTCCACCGCCTCTGCTGGGAACCCCTTCACCGTCCGTGTCGTTCCACCGGAGCGTGCTTGATAATGAAAAAATCCCCCACCAGCGTCACGCAGAAAGCAATGGACTAAATCAAGCAAGAAACGTGTTACAAATTGCGCTAGAAAGATCAGCCGGAGCAGAGATGACAGCAGACTCGGAAAACGTTCCGGATCGTTCGGTAAATGCACGATCGCTGAAGATGTTCACGCAACTGTTGCAAGATGCTGGCAGTATTGAGCTGAAGTATTCCAGCTCTCGCCACAACATTCACCTGCAGCTGCACACGAGCGTCTCGGGTATGCTGGAAAAGCGGGAAGCGGACGACTATCTGACGATGACGGGCAACATTCGGGATCACGATGCTGGTGTGGCCGTGTTCTTCGACACCCGCATTATCGATCTGGAATCGCTGGCAAAGGTCGAATCGGTGATGGAGTGCGTCACCAGAATCGGGCGACTCTCGGACGACGTGGAAAATAGTGAAGTTTTATCCGAGGAAACAGTTGTACATTCGGCTACGGGAACGGAACCGACCACTGAAGACGAGCAGGTTGTAAGTTCGCTGATTGAGGATATGGTGTGCAATGGAGACTATGACGAAGAGTTGCCTATCCTCAACACTGCAGGGGCGGAACAGTTGCTGAGAGAAATTAAACACTGCCTGCAGGACCTGCTCTTGCCAGTTACATCGGCGGTGCACAAGTTATGCGATCAATTTGGTAACGCAGGCTTTGGGACTTCGCACAACATGGCGGAGGAGAACGCATCGGAACGCTATACGGTGGAAATACACGAAGATGTTACGAATGAAGAGGAGGGTCACGCTTGCACCGACCATTCTTGCGTTATTTGTAGCAGGCATGTCTCAACTTCAAATGAAACCAAGGAGAACGAAATTGGCGAAGATAGCACTCCGGCCCTTGAGCAATCAGCTGAGGAACTCACGTTGGTAGAAACCACTGGAATTGAAGTAGACGAATCACTATCTCCACCACAGGAACATTCTTCCGAGCATTCCCAGTTGGCAGAAACGATGCAAGAGCTACTGGAACTGTTTCACGCTACAAACGATCGTCTGGAAACGATTGACACAGACATTAGCGCCATTCGTAACGAAGTACAGCAGCTAGTAGCcggacagcaacagcagcagcagcaacctgtCCCGGAAGGTACTCACCCACCTGCCCAGACCGAAAGGCGTCGATCCCAACGTAAATCTTTAGCCCAAAAGCTACGAAAATCGTACGAAGCACCGATCGTTCGATGCCCGATGCAGACTCAACAGCCGATTGGATCATTTGGCCAGATTGGTTCGTACTGTCCTACGGAAATCTACTCGTGCCATGCAGTGAGCCCGGATGTGCTGGTCGTTCACTGGAGGGTGCTGGATGATGATGTGCTACACTGTATAGCTGGGTTTGAG ATTTACGTCGATAATGAACTGCGTTCTGTTTGCTACTCGAACAAACGGCGCACGACTCTGATTGGAAATATTGATCTTAAAAAGCATCACCAAATTACACTGAACATAACGACACGTGATGACTTAGGTTCGGCCTGTGAGAAGACAGCGCAATGGGCGCCTGCGTTCTTCCTGTATCATACTTGA